A section of the Osmia lignaria lignaria isolate PbOS001 chromosome 3, iyOsmLign1, whole genome shotgun sequence genome encodes:
- the LOC117605152 gene encoding histone H3.3-like type 1 isoform X1: MVRRKSDSRRGPPSQTSSTHTLVHKPKRSRVLREIKYLRRTVHLVIPKLPFARLIRSIMFDLFPRLDIRRIQSSAIQALHESAEAYIVQFFEDCVLVSRHAKRVTLMINDVILLRRLRGRDDIINR, translated from the exons ATGGTTCGACGAAAATCTGATTCCAG ACGGGGACCACCTAGTCAAACATCTAGT ACCCACACTTTAGTACATAAACCTAAACGTTCACGAGTTTTGcgagaaattaaatatttaaggaGGACTGTACATTTAGTGATACCAAAACTTCCTTTCGCTCGTTTAATTAGATCAATTATGTTTGATTTATTTCCAAGACTAGATATTAGAAG AATACAATCAAGTGCAATTCAAGCATTACATGAATCAGCAGAAGCTTATATTGTTCAGTTCTTTGAAGATTGTGTGCTAGTGTCACGCCATGCAAAGCGTGTTACACTCATGATTAATGATGTGATTTTGTTAAGACGACTTAGGGGAAGGGATGATATTATAAacagataa
- the LOC117605152 gene encoding histone H3.3-like type 1 isoform X2, which translates to MITIAVIVWYTRIISNTHTLVHKPKRSRVLREIKYLRRTVHLVIPKLPFARLIRSIMFDLFPRLDIRRIQSSAIQALHESAEAYIVQFFEDCVLVSRHAKRVTLMINDVILLRRLRGRDDIINR; encoded by the exons ATGATAACAATTGCTGTTATCGTGTGGTATACGcgaataatatcgaat ACCCACACTTTAGTACATAAACCTAAACGTTCACGAGTTTTGcgagaaattaaatatttaaggaGGACTGTACATTTAGTGATACCAAAACTTCCTTTCGCTCGTTTAATTAGATCAATTATGTTTGATTTATTTCCAAGACTAGATATTAGAAG AATACAATCAAGTGCAATTCAAGCATTACATGAATCAGCAGAAGCTTATATTGTTCAGTTCTTTGAAGATTGTGTGCTAGTGTCACGCCATGCAAAGCGTGTTACACTCATGATTAATGATGTGATTTTGTTAAGACGACTTAGGGGAAGGGATGATATTATAAacagataa